Part of the Kushneria marisflavi genome, GCCGCTGACCTGGTAGGCCGCCAGTGGCAGCAGGCTGTTGCGGCGGATGTCGGCCATGATGTCGAGATAGGCCAGCGCCGGTTTGACCATCAAAAAATCCGCGCCTTCGGCCTCATCAGCGAGTGATTCCCTGAGCGCTTCTCGGCGGTTCATCGGGTCCATCTGGTAGGTCTTGCGATCGCCCTTGAGCTCGGTGCCGGCCGCTTCTCGGAACGGGCCGTAGAGCGCGGAGGCAAGCTTGGTGGAATACGCCATGATGGGAATGTCTTCAAAACCTGCCTCATCGAGCGCTTCGCGAATCGCGGCGACCTGGCCATCCTGGGCCGATGACGGCGCGATGATGTCGGCACCGGCCTTCGCGGCCTGCACGGCCTGAGTGCCAAGATTCTTGATGGTGAGGTCGTTGTCGACGGTATTGCCCTTCAAAATGCCGCAGTGACCGTGACTGGTGTACTCGCAAAAGCAGATGTCCGGGATGACCACCAGCTCCGGGGCGGCTTCCTTGATGATACGCACCATGCGCGCCACCATGCCGTCTTCCTTCAAAGCGTCGCTGCCGGTCTCGTCCTTGTGATGGGAAATGCCGAACGGCATGATGCTTCTCAGCCCCAGCGCGCTCAGGCGTCTGGCTTCCTCCCCCAGCCTGCTTTCCGGGATACGCGACTGCCCGGGCATGCCTTCAATGGGTGTGTACTCGTCGGTACCTTCCTCGACAAAGATCGGATAGACCAGATGTTCTGCCTTGAGCGA contains:
- the hemB gene encoding porphobilinogen synthase; translated protein: MPAQFPQARLRRLRSSSALRDIVRETSLKAEHLVYPIFVEEGTDEYTPIEGMPGQSRIPESRLGEEARRLSALGLRSIMPFGISHHKDETGSDALKEDGMVARMVRIIKEAAPELVVIPDICFCEYTSHGHCGILKGNTVDNDLTIKNLGTQAVQAAKAGADIIAPSSAQDGQVAAIREALDEAGFEDIPIMAYSTKLASALYGPFREAAGTELKGDRKTYQMDPMNRREALRESLADEAEGADFLMVKPALAYLDIMADIRRNSLLPLAAYQVSGEYAMIKFAAAQGVIDESAVVRETLGSMRRAGADLIMTYFAPQLLEEGL